The Salvia splendens isolate huo1 chromosome 20, SspV2, whole genome shotgun sequence nucleotide sequence taaataagagtgaagtaaaatcggaataagagtgatgtgcttggtaaacaagagtgaactaaaattagaataagagtgatgtgttttgtaaacaagagtgaagtaaaatcagaataagagtgatgtgttttgtaaacaagagtgaagtaaaatcagaataagagtgatgtgttttgtgaacaagagtgaagtaaaatcagaataagagtgatgtgttttgtgaacaagagtgaagtgttttctgaacaagagtgaagtgttttctgaacaagagtgaagtgttttgtgaacaagagtgaagtaaaatcagaataagagtgatgtgttttgtgaacaagagtgaagtaaaatcagaataagagtgatgtgttttgtgaacaagagtgaagtaaaatcagaataagagtgatgtgttttgtgaacaagagtgaagtgttttctgaacaagagtgaagtgttttgtgaacaagagtgaagtaaaatcagaataagagtgatgtgttttgtgaacaagagtgaagtaaaatcagaataagagtgatgtgttttgtgaacaagagtgaagtaaaatccgaataagagtgaagtgttttgtgaacaagagtgatgtgttttgcgaacaagagtgaagtaaaatcagagtaagagtgatgtgttttgtgaacaagagtgaagtaaaatcagaataagagtgatgtgttttgtaaacaagagtgaaataaaatcagaataagagtgatgtgtttgtgaacaagagtgaagtaaaatcagacaGAGATAAGCATCATTTCACTCAACAAACTGAAACAACTCAGAGAGAATGGAGAGAGCAATTAACAGACAGAGAGTTCTGGTGGAGCATTTGCAGCCCACTTCCAACTCTCGCCATAGCACTGAATCTTCTCTTTGCGTGAGTTTACATTCTTCACTTGCTGTTCGATTCAATTCCTCTGTGATCACAATCAATTTAGGtggaatattttatgttttttcgGATGTGAGCTTCAATTGAGGTGTGTTGATTTGAATTGAATTGCCGTGATTATACTCGGATCGGTGGCATCGCCAACTTTCTCTTTCAGTGAAATCGCCGTATCGTGATTGATGTATTGCTTTGCAGTGAAAATTTGGAAGGCGGCGACTCCCCCGGCGAATTTGGATGGAGATTTGGAAGGAAATTTGAAAATCCGGAAGTAAATGAAACAGATTTTGAATTTCATAAGgtactttccaaaaatacccttggccaattttatattattaaaataaataatatttgttccattaagatgtgtggctaagatttgttctctagttatacacttaagattagttatatcttgatcactaccctatatatatatatatatatatatatatatatatatatatatagagttgtgattaTATAATAACCCCTAAAttacgtaataaccctataactaaatctaaaccacacatattttctaatcttgtggttgagattcaaacttagatttacttcataaaaaaaaacgcgggtaaatatgtcatttccctcatttaatttctgaatttcgccaaatatcacgtaaaatgataaaactatatatgttaggtttattgcatagaatgatagttttggcggatagaatgatactctgagttgataaaatgataatatgtcatttcccttatttaatttctgaatttcgccaaatatcacgtaaaatgataaaatgatatatgttaggtttattgcatagaatgatagttttaccggatagaatgatactctgagttgataaaatgatactttttgactgactgataaaatgatatatgttaggtttattgcttagaatgatagttttggcggatagaatgatactctgatttgataaaatggtacttttgactgactgataaaatgataaaatgataggtttattgcatagaatgatagttttgccggatagaatgatactctgagttgataaaatgatacttttgactgactgataaaatgataaaatgataaaatgatatatgttaggtttattgcatagaatgatagtttttccggatagaatgatactctgagtcgataaaatgatacttttagcttataaatgttaggtttagtgcataaaatgatagttttgccggatagaatcatactttcagccgatagaatgatagttttgccgggtagaatgatactttcagccgatagaatgataggtatttttggtgtataaaatgacatttttgtataataaaatgatacttttacctgataaaatgataatctaagtggataaaatgacagtaaccttataaaaatgatactctgagttgataaaattatacgtttactgctttatgataaaatgataggtttattgcatagaatgatagttttgccggatagaatgatactctgatttgactgactgataaaatgatatatgttaggtttattgcatagaatgatagtttttccggatagaatgatactctaagttgataaaatgatacttttagcttataaatgttaggtttactgcatagaacgatagttttgccgggtagaatgatactttcagccgatagaatgataggtatttttggtgtataaaatgacatttttgtttaataaaatgatacttttacctgataaaatgataatctaagcggataaaatgacagtaaccttataaaaatgatactctgagttgataaaatgatacgtttactgctttgtgataaaatgataggtttatttcatagaatgatagttttgccggatagaatgatactctgagttgataaaatgatacttttgactgactgataaaatgataaaatgatatatgttaggtttattgcatagaatgatagttttgccggatagaatgatactctgagttgataaaatgatacttttgactgactgataaaatgataaaatgagcgaaattcagaaattaaatgagcgaaatttggatacgtaaattttatcatgagcgaaatgacatatttacccccgcactttttttatgaagtaaatctaagtttgaatctagaccgcgtgattttaaaaatgtgtggtccagatttagttatagggttattacggaaattggggttatcattataatgcacccctatatatatatatatatttaaattaaaattataaaatattataaaattataaaaattatatcaaaattcatattttttcttcctctataaatagaaaccacatttgctatagttttgcatacaaaaaaatatcatcttttctccttTTATAATCCTTCTTGTTATACTTTTTTTAGTTTACTTTGTTGCTAACTATGGAGGAtgatgaaaataatatattctccGATTCCCCAAATTTCTATCATTCCCAAAACTACAACCCTTCCCAAAATTTTAATCCTTCTTAAGATTATTTCCTTAGCTTTGATGATTTTCCGAATTCTGATCAATTCCAAAGTTCATTTCAAACCAAGACATATCACCAACCAACTTGAGTGCTTCAAACACTCCACATGGTTGGAGTGAGCAAGAAGACAAGGCATTAATGTTTGCCTGGTGTTTCGTGAGCAGGGATGCAGTTGTTGGCACCAACCAAACTAATGCCCTTCTATGGCAAAATGTTCTTGATCAATATGAgcaaacaagaaaagaaaatccAGGAATGGGCCAACAAAGAAGTTCGGAGCCATTGAGACAACGCTACAAACGACTCAACACAAATGTCACAAAGTGGGTCGGTGCATACAAAAAAGCACATGATCGAGCTACGAGTGGCCATTCTAAAGAGGACATTGAGAGAACCGCTCAACAACTGTATGGTAAGAGCAAGTTTACTCACCATAAGGTGTTTGAAGAGGTGATGAGATACAATCCCAAGtgggaattgaaattgaatagcACCGGTTCAACGCGTTTCCAGCCAGATGAAGATAGTCTTGAAGAAAGTCGTGGAAGCTCAAAAAGGTCGAGGACTAGTGAGGAAGGAGGACCTCAAATCGACTCCACTCCTGAGAGCCGTTCTTCAACATTGCAACGTCCTACCGGAAGAGATCAAGCTAAGGGTAAGGCTAAAAGAAAAGGCAAAGAAGTTGCAACGCCATCATATACAATCCCTAATGATTTCACTGCAGCACTGCGTGAAATGAGAGTCACACGTGAAAGGGAGTGTGATATTCAGGAACGGAAGATCAAGGCAGCTAGTGATATTCAGGAACGGAACATCAAGGCAGCTATCCTTACTCCGCTGATGGCTAGGAGGGACTTAACTCTAGAAGAAAAAGATCTGAAATGCAATCTAATAGCAGAATTGTTTAGGAAGTGATCGTAGTTTATCTATTTCCAATGTATGTTTCTTagtatgtactccctccgttccatactGAAAgtgcaggtttgtgtcaggtgtcatttcgagcaaaggatgtatcctactgatcaggatggaaatcccagctaagcctgaacctggtataaAAAATTcttcaacccacttctactgactagtatagtggacgtaagggtcgaatccgacagagatgatgcgttttggtatcgtggtgatattctggaaggtttggttagctaccacgctttgggttgagacttaatctaggctggaatttaagatggtactctactgactaagaGGTGGGAGAGATGTTtgacaggcggctgtgtacgtgagagtggggaacatgatgtttcagaaacatatggaaagtacgagtttactataaaaggctaaacgaaaAGAGGTAAACCCtaaatatcagaggaaaagaggtagttaggtgactaggcctacaaatctgaaaagtaacagctggaaagtaaaggacaaaagtaaaagtggttaaaaagcaaaagtggtcccaaagtgGATGGAGATGtattcttcttcaacatgaatcaatTCAGATCAGCAAATCCAGACTTATCAccatagaaacacagattaactaCTTCATGAACACAAatatacaattaaaacttcaaatcaaaagatcgaacaccgaaactgcaactaaacttactgggtgacatgcaaggtggcataaactacgtaaactaggcctttacacttaaccatttcatatctaaaatctaacaacAAACTGAACTCATAAACTCAGATCTTATCAAtttggaaatgaaaacatgctcgcaacaactggaaattaccgtaacaactgGATATAAGCTATCTAAGCAGAAAAGAacgaaatcaaacaagaaccgatgcagAAAAACAGCTTCGTATCATAAAATAGTTTGGATcgcaactaagacttcaaagtaagcaaatattgaacGTGCAAAAattccaacgtaagaaaacaagtgcgattaactaagaaaacaaataaagattgttttgccactccggcgatgaaactgttaacactacgatCACGCTGACTGGAATGATAAGATGtagaactccggcgaactgatggttttcaggtgaccatggctgtggcgaggaatgagaatatgaaggataatgctgaagggtTGATCTACCGAaaagagattgctaactaagcgtaggagttaatGAACTCATTCCTCCCtccctcctttctctctccaagtggcttccttatATAGGAAGGCCTctcttgatttttagggtagactctcttcatgaaatggcccttttgccccttgcttgtggctgatcttcccagctatccttcctctccatctcgagccttcttggcatgcatcctggtcagtattgcacccttctgacgccttttcacctgaattatccgaacattcccatactggctagaacactctccctgcacactttagcaactgttttgcagatatattccaattatgcacattatactgaccagtaaccaaggcctagaatacgacttatcaaactgctcacacttaccccatgcttgtcctcaagcgtgaagaacaaacaaaaaaagtaagtcgaattctagcatggttacacccctgaccgactctaccctaacctagaccctaaactatgacgcaaagaaaaacactaaaacaaagacaaacacacataaaaaaataaaagaaaaacacttaaacacattaacgcatcaatcgggctatattttcaaccatccctccccttgggattaggtgcaatccggccttagacagccttgaacttccgcctcCCCcattttccttcccagtcagtatatctgctcgtcaagatcacccaaactctcggccaaacaccagattcgctcagtcacttaTTCCTCAccgggatgttaggactgtattctctcataatgctgaaccacagatgctttggacttagatctcacgtgttTGGGtggttgtaacggggctgttggcttgtagtgtttgggtggttgttcctaaggctctaaggttcaaaaaccattactttattctgatgcgggggaactgtgtgcgctCAGGCTCTTGGCTGTCATTTCTGCTTGGCTGAACCTTTTCTGAAGTTGctttccaactggttagtagcGTCTTAGGGCTTTGCCACCCTTGTtccttctcattttttttatatttttgtggtcaagtattttcgaccattttcttcacctttttttcttcttttcgtggcttcgccacccttattccttcttgtttttttttaaaaacctGGAATGatttcctggtcgattttctccttgcctCTCAATTTCTTGCTCCAGTTGGTTTCTTTCTTGTACGTCCTTCTGGCCAGTGGCCTCCTTgcctcatgccttgcacacaacagtcccagtggctaggggttatatctgggtatatacggctaggggggtttcctactgccttcaccctaggcaacttgtgaagatactAAGGGGGTcggtttccattgtccagcatgtcttatctccctcaattcccctcaccgtcagctcgagacagttgagttttaagctcAATCACACGCAtacgaaaaaaaaaactagacctagacactacacaaacactaaacacagaaaacagatatgtacacatgtcatactggccattgcatcccccctcccacttcacaagtgtcttcCCTCAGATAgagctgtgaagtggaaaaaaggtaatggccagtatggctgACACACAGACACACCAAACAAGAAAAACACATGCGtctactaaaaacttctcacacttagactatataatagacTAAGTGGGTGAAtttaaaacctaaacagaacccaacaaacacaacacatatataccaaactcctcacacttagactacccagtaggctaagtgtgagctacaTGCAcacgaaaacaaaacaaagaaaacacgaacacatgcgtcaaaatagcaaaccctttacttctcataCTTTGACTATTatataggctaagtgttatgaaaggggtttgctcaCATACTACGCAGATTATATtacctaaaaaaaatacacataaaaacgaaaaacaaaaaactaaAACTTAAGAAGAACTAACTTGTtaggtggggtggtggtcacacATTTCTCCTACTTCTCCTCGGTGCAGGGactggtgcaggtggttccttCAACTCCTCTTCCTCGTTTCCGGATGGTTCTTCCTCAGATTTTTCTTGTTCcgcttcttctttctgctctgcttcttcCGTCTCGGGTActacctcctctgatactcgtggttcattagttcGGCCGTGGCCACTCGGTCCGGCTTCTCTCACTAGCTTCCCCGTTTCCAACTCCttcaagattccttccatcatGTTAGTCAGGCAAACCAACTCTGCCCTAGCTTGTCGATTTTCTtccgccaactcttccactgcCTTCTCTAGCCTCTTCTGTCTCTGCTCTTAATCTTGTGTCcccggatgtgctgcagatctcccagtcggtatagccTTCTCACCCATCGTGTAAAACCGTGGTATTCCTTGTCTCATGTACACAGCATTCGTCCGGATGAAAAATGGGGTGTCAAACAACCCAGGGGGGTCTACTATGATCTGGGGAGATAAGCCTTCAGCCtctatgatgatgatgttgtttctgacgaacactcccaagatatggcagagagtgaggtttctcgctaggtgggtggcaattagatggcattggtacgcTGTCCAGAATCCTAGATGTAATTTCCTTCCACGCTTCGCGCACCACAGAATGTATAACTCTGTCATTGATGTTCTTAccgcggagttcgactgccccaacaaattgaagtccaagtgaagctggactaggcgtaggattgggttattgaaatggattgagcgagagagagtggatgcaaattcCCCGGAGGCTGGGTGAGTTAACTCTTCCCACGCCTCCTGGGGTTCGAAATCTACGTGCCTACGGGGAATTCCCCGTTCCCCACTCCGCCACTCCGATCCTATCGCCTCCTCCAGACTGCACATCCCCAACCTTactgtccactcaatcagattcatacTTATTTCCCCTCCAAACAACCGGAAACTTATAGAAACCTTGTGACCCTAAATCGGAATGTGGTAAAGAACTCCTTTGCTAACCTAACACTAATGTTCGGATTCcctttctccaacaaccattcgaatcctaacgcatgcaaataagagagaaattgCTCGCGGGCTCCCAATTCATCCAAAGAGagaatatgaagtacctttccgcttttaacctgcttactcccttcatccttgccaTCGAAGACCTTAGCTTCTTAGAGTCGAATAACTTCATTTCCTCCACCAGATCGTCAGTAAGGTCTACTGCCCAGTGCCGGTACCGcagtctctctaccgggggGTGCACTAGCTCCCGATGATTGCGCGGGAGTTGTTGCTCACTGCACTCCTCATTCTCCAAGGATATGTCGCTATCTGAGTCCGACTCTTCAGTGAtagcgtattcgctatcactctGTTCCCTGCGGCTTGGTGGGGTTCTCTGAACGGCTTCAGTTATGACTACGCCTGTATTTGCTGTGCGCTGCCTCTTGACACTGGGTTTCTTCTTTATAAGAGCTTTCCCTTTTCGCTTCCTTTCTTCCTGATATCTAGCTTCCTCTCCATCATCctcgtctttctcttcttcgggttccttctcagcttgtgttgaaaattgatcctgggcagtaggactggtctccttgtggcctactgacctggatgcgaggtccagaccctcagccatcccgtcagcctcttcacttTGGCCACTCattgttggagagaccgcttcgttttcccttgcagtatcctctaaGTCAGTAGTAGGTAAaaactcctccccaggtttttgTGGGAGTAGCGCTTTCCtcatcactcaagatctccaccggatctgcctctgtgtttgGGTTCTCCTTGCTAGATGCCCACTTTCCGAGACATCTTTGTGATACCCTCTCTGGCTTCGGCCTCTCTGCCCTCGGAGGTGCTACTGGTTCTGGTACCTCCGCTCTTGGTACTAACTCTTCCTCTATATGCTCATCACTCTCCCCCACCTCTGTCTGGGGAGTTTCTAACTCTGGCTCttcctctcctactgccctagATGTGAGGTCCAAATCCTCAACCATCGTGGTAGTATCATCTTCCCTCTGATTTACTCCATCCAAAATTGCCTGAAATTCGTCATCAGTCATTAAGCCTTGTTTCTTAGCCGTCTCATTCAAATCTATCTCTTCCCTTGCTGCTTCTTGAGGAATGGGTTCCGCTGTTGGCATTTTCTATGGTTCATCGCCTCCCTTCTGGCCCTTttcctcttctcttcttctcgcTTCACGTTCTTCTGCGTCGGAATCGTAATGGGCGGAGATGGGGTCAAACTCCATCGAATCACTCTGTTGTAGAGTTTGGGAGGGCTCCGCAGACTCAGGCGGTGCGATAATTGAGGGAGATTCTCTTCCTAGTGGAATTTTGGAGGAAATCAGAATGGAGCTGGGTGGTTGTACCGTGGATTGCATAATCGGTTCAGATGGGGTTTCTCCGGTCATGCTCCCTTTTCCCCCGATTTGACTaaaaccggccagcgccgccgcCCAATATCTATTAGGGTCCTGCTGTCGAAGGAATTCTGCCATTGCATCCAATGAGACCATTGTTGGCGCCTGAGGAGTCGGCTCCGGTAGTTGCGGTTCtggttgtgggctcggcggctGTCCTTCCCGCggcggtggtgattctggagTTTCTTCCCTACAGGTTGAAGTGAGTTTGATTTTCTTTGCccatgctttctttcccatggctTAGATCTGTGATTTTCTGTGTGTAATGTGGGGGTTTGGTGTTTGTGGAGAGATGGTGAgaaattttgcagagagaaaTTGCAGGTGAGGGTTTTGAAATGAAATGGGAGAGACGGTGTGGTTATGGAGTTGGAATAGGCAGTTGTGGGTTGTAACTGGCTGCAGGCGGTTTTCAGGTTGCGCCGATTCGAGTGAGAGACGGTTGGTAATGCTGGTCTCTGATTGGACGTTGCCTCTCGtttctctgctcacgcgccctACCAGCCactgtcaccctgcaaaagctgcaacaAAGTCCCAATTCAAATTTGGCCCtttaatgatttccccctatattttcctagaaaagaaacaaagtaaaaaggacacttaaataaaataggagtttcaccaaaatgggattctgatggtcagtatatactcaAAATTAATAGTTGaggtccgaaaatatttttgggttttcttaaaaTTAACTAACAAGCAAAGATTAAATTAACTACTATGTATTTACACTATTTACATATCccttaggaaaattggaattctactttgccagcatatgtaAATTACGCTAAAAGGAGCTAGCCTAGTGGAATTCCAATCCCTATCCTACcgatcagtatgaaacctgagtatgtggttgcagtggaatctcatccaccacAACCATATCACTATTGTCCCTAAATATCTTTagcctatgtccattcacaataaaaggttcagagttaggaagactccctgaaatctccactgctccattagaacagAGTGcagtgatgacataaggccctgtccacttcgacttgagcttcccaggcatgagcttcagtctCGACTGGAAAAGTAGTAATTTatgcccaacatggagatccttggtcctcagattcctgtcgtgccacaacttggttctctctttgtaccacatggctgagtcgaacgactccaatctaagttcctctagctcctgcaactgcagcttcctttcctcttcacaggctgtagtaTCCACATTTACttgctgtactgcccagtatgctcggtgctcaatcccgacgggtaagtggcacatctttccgaaAACAATTCTGTATGtggacattcctatgggagttttataggctgtccgatatgcccatagagcatcctctaacctcacgcTCCATTCtttcctagaaggattgacggttttttccagaatcttctttatctctcggttagagatctcggcttgaccgtttgcttgcggatggtatgGGCTGgataatctgtggtgcacaccgtacttcttcatcaaggcttcgatggtgcggttacagaagtgggtgccttgatcggatattatggcccttagtactccgaaccgactgaaaatgttacttttgaggaacttggctacCTCTCTTGCTTCACACATACTTGTGGCATTGGCTTCTACcaatttggagacg carries:
- the LOC121781524 gene encoding proline-rich AKT1 substrate 1-like; its protein translation is MGKKAWAKKIKLTSTCREETPESPPPREGQPPSPQPEPQLPEPTPQAPTMVSLDAMAEFLRQQDPNRYWAAALAGFSQIGGKGSMTGETPSEPIMQSTVQPPSSILISSKIPLGRESPSIIAPPESAEPSQTLQQSDSMEFDPISAHYDSDAEEREARRREEEKGQKGGDEP
- the LOC121781523 gene encoding neurofilament medium polypeptide-like; its protein translation is MPTAEPIPQEAAREEIDLNETAKKQGLMTDDEFQAILDGVNQREDDTTTMVEDLDLTSRAVGEEEPELETPQTEVGESDEHIEEELVPRAEVPEPVAPPRAERPKPEREPEEEKDEDDGEEARYQEERKRKGKALIKKKPSVKRQRTANTGVVITEAVQRTPPSRREQSDSEYAITEESDSDSDISLENEECSEQQLPRNHRELVHPPVERLRYRHWAVDLTDDLVEEMKLFDSKKLRSSMARMKGELETGKLVREAGPSGHGRTNEPRVSEEVVPETEEAEQKEEAEQEKSEEEPSGNEEEELKEPPAPVPAPRRSRRNV